A window of Macrotis lagotis isolate mMagLag1 chromosome X, bilby.v1.9.chrom.fasta, whole genome shotgun sequence contains these coding sequences:
- the RASAL1 gene encoding rasGAP-activating-like protein 1 isoform X3 produces the protein MARNIVLNVRVVEGRDLPAKDVSGNSDPYCIVKVDHEVVARTATVWRNLNPFWGEEYTLNLPLDFHHLAFYVLDEDTIGHDDIIGKISLSKETIAAANPRGIDSWLNLSHVDPDEEVQGEIHLDVKLLAEAQGPRLRCHIIEARDLAPRDLSGTSDPFARIFWGNQSLETVTIKKTRFPHWDEVLELHGEEGPPLRVEVWDWDMVGKNDFLGMVEFPPDVLLQCPPCGWFRLLPFASAEEDAGGKLGALRLKVRLAEERILPSVYYKPLIELLVESVLSPAQDGTVTPLAMLDEVSSGESRQDIATQLVKIFLGRGLAVPLLDYLNLQEVSRTTDPNTLFRSNSLASKSMEQFMKLVGTPYLHEVLKPCVNRIFEEKKYIELDPCKIELTRIRRISFKGTLSEEHVRENSLGLLTGYLGEILEAITGSVDKCPPAMRVAFRQLHQRVEERFPETEHEDVKYVAISGFLFLRFFAPAILTPKLFDLRDHHADPQTSRSLLLLAKAVQSIGNLGQQLGRGKEEWMVPLHPFLLQSITQLKDFLDKLVDIDAEGALEAQPRLLFPPSAVIKEGYLHLRKTEAGALVPRFASKKRYFCLSSETFSYSKAPEWQVRTSIPVCRICAVERVDENAFQQPHMMQVITKTRDGQLDTLYIQCKNVNELNQWLSAIRKASVCNEGMLPSCHPGIFRGSRWTCCLQQDRTVQGCSRTHSAVTLGDWSDPLDPDAEAQMVYRQLLLGRDKLRKKYIEASEEEIKLEQEVTQGQSGQEGEGSTVPEQQRSPTIAVASHLLTVIEDLEQAHKVFEQQEKEKVARGSLHS, from the exons GTCTGGCAACAGTGACCCTTACTGCATTGTCAAGGTGGACCATGAGGTGGTAGCCAG GACAGCAACTGTATGGAGAAACCTGAATCCTTTCTGGGGAGAAGAGTACACCCTGAACCTCCCACTCGACTTCCATCACTTGGCTTTTTATGTTCTGGATGAAGACACTATCGG ACACGATGACATCATTGGCAAGATCTCGCTGAGCAAGGAGACCATTGCAGCAGCAAACCCCAGAG GGATTGATAGCTGGCTCAACCTGAGCCATGTGGACCCTGATGAGGAGGTGCAAGGGGAGATCCACCTGGATGTGAAGCTTTTGGCAGAAGCCCAGGGACCTCGACTCCGCTGCCACATAATTGAAGCTCG AGACCTGGCTCCCCGAGATCTCTCCGGTACCTCAGATCCCTTTGCCCGCATATTCTGGGGCAACCAGAGCCTTGAGACGGTG ACCATCAAGAAAACACGGTTTCCCCACTGGGATGAAGTGCTAGAGCTTCACGGTGAAGAGGGTCCGCCGCTCCGAGTGGAAGTATGGGACTGGGACATGGTGGGCAAGAATGATTTCCTGGGAATG GTGGAGTTTCCTCCTGATGTCCTGCTCCAGTGCCCCCCCTGTGGCTGGTTCCGTCTGCTACCCTTTGCCAGTGCTGAAGAGGATGCTGG GGGTAAACTGGGAGCCCTGAGGCTCAAGGTGCGCCTGGCTGAGGAACGCATCTTACCTTCTGTGTATTATAAACCCTTGATTGAACTGCTGGTGGAATCTGTTCTGTCCCCAGCCCAG GATGGCACTGTGACCCCTTTGGCCATGCTGGATGAAGTGAGCTCTGGGGAGAGTCGGCAGGACATTGCAACCCAACTGGTGAAAATATTCCTGGGTCGAGGTCTGGCTGTGCCCCTTCTGGACTACCTCAATCTTCAGGAAGTGTCTCGGACCA CGGATCCCAATACCCTCTTTCGTTCCAATTCCCTGGCCTCCAAGTCCATGGAGCAGTTTATGAAG TTGGTGGGCACACCTTATCTCCATGAGGTCCTCAAGCCTTGTGTCAATCGCATCTTTGAAGAGAAGAAGTACATTGAGCTGGACCCATGTAAGATAGAGCTGACCCGCATCAG GAGAATCTCCTTCAAGGGCACCCTGTCAGAGGAGCATGTGAGGGAAAACAGCCTGGGGCTGCTGACGGGCTACCTGGGAGAGATCCTGGAGGCCATCACGGGCTCAGTGGACAAGTGTCCTCCGGCCATGAGAGTGGCATTCAGACAGCTACACCAGAGGGTGGAGGAGCGCTTCCCTGAGACTGAACATGAG GATGTGAAGTATGTGGCCATCAGTGGTTTCCTCTTCCTTCGATTTTTTGCTCCTGCTATTCTCACCCCCAAACTCTTTGACCTCCGGGACCATCATGCTGATCCTCAGACCAGTCGTTCCCTGCTGCTCCTTGCCAAG GCTGTACAGAGCATTGGCAATTTGGGCCAACAACTGGGGcggggaaaggaagaatggatggttcccctccatcccttccttctccaGAGCATCACCCAGCTGAAGGATTTCTTGGACAAGTTGGTAGACATTGATGCTGAAGGTG CCTTGGAGGCCCAGCCACGGCTCCTTTTCCCCCCATCGGCAGTCATCAAGGAAGGCTACCTGCATCTTCGGAAGACAGAGGCTGGGGCCCTTGTCCCCCGTTTTGCCTCCAAGAAGAGGTATTTTTGCCTTAGCAGTGAGACCTTCTCCTATTCCAAAGCTCCTGAGTGGCAG GTGCGGACCTCCATCCCGGTGTGTAGGATCTGTGCCGtggagagggtggatgagaatgCCTTCCAGCAGCCGCATATGATGCAGGTTATCACAAAGACCAGGGACGGGCAGCTGGACACCCTCTACATTCAGTGCAAG AATGTGAATGAACTGAACCAGTGGTTATCAGCCATTCGTAAAGCCAGTGTCTGCAATGAGGGCATGCTGCCCTCATGCCACCCAGGAATCTTCCGAGGCAGCCGTTGGACCTGCTGTCTCCAGCAGGATCGCACAG TCCAGGGCTGTAGCCGCACTCACTCCGCTGTGACCCTTGGAGACTGGAGTGACCCCTTGGACCCTGATGCAGAGGCTCAGATGGTGTACCGGCAGCTGCTTCTGGGGAGAGACAAGCTCAG GAAGAAATATATTGAGGCATCGGAAGAAGAGATCAAATTGGAACAGGAGGTGACCCAGGGACAGAGTGGCCAGGAAG GAGAGGGATCTACTGTTCCTGAGCAGCAAAGATCCCCCACTATTGCAGTTGCTTCCCATCTACTGACTGTGATTGAGGACCTGGAACAGGCCCACAAGGTCTTTGAGCAGCAAGAGAAGGAGAAAGTAGCTAGAGGCTCCCTTCATTCCTAA
- the RASAL1 gene encoding rasGAP-activating-like protein 1 isoform X1, producing MQWMTLTSSISQQVLNAPWDLHGRWNELFSFTHSISERLHMLGVNTPHYSLMDLSPLRSGNSDPYCIVKVDHEVVARTATVWRNLNPFWGEEYTLNLPLDFHHLAFYVLDEDTIGHDDIIGKISLSKETIAAANPRGIDSWLNLSHVDPDEEVQGEIHLDVKLLAEAQGPRLRCHIIEARDLAPRDLSGTSDPFARIFWGNQSLETVTIKKTRFPHWDEVLELHGEEGPPLRVEVWDWDMVGKNDFLGMVEFPPDVLLQCPPCGWFRLLPFASAEEDAGGKLGALRLKVRLAEERILPSVYYKPLIELLVESVLSPAQDGTVTPLAMLDEVSSGESRQDIATQLVKIFLGRGLAVPLLDYLNLQEVSRTTDPNTLFRSNSLASKSMEQFMKLVGTPYLHEVLKPCVNRIFEEKKYIELDPCKIELTRIRRISFKGTLSEEHVRENSLGLLTGYLGEILEAITGSVDKCPPAMRVAFRQLHQRVEERFPETEHEDVKYVAISGFLFLRFFAPAILTPKLFDLRDHHADPQTSRSLLLLAKAVQSIGNLGQQLGRGKEEWMVPLHPFLLQSITQLKDFLDKLVDIDAEGALEAQPRLLFPPSAVIKEGYLHLRKTEAGALVPRFASKKRYFCLSSETFSYSKAPEWQVRTSIPVCRICAVERVDENAFQQPHMMQVITKTRDGQLDTLYIQCKNVNELNQWLSAIRKASVCNEGMLPSCHPGIFRGSRWTCCLQQDRTVQGCSRTHSAVTLGDWSDPLDPDAEAQMVYRQLLLGRDKLRKKYIEASEEEIKLEQEVTQGQSGQEGEGSTVPEQQRSPTIAVASHLLTVIEDLEQAHKVFEQQEKEKVARGSLHS from the exons atgcagtggatgaccttgacatcttcaaTATCTCAGCAAGTTCTTAATGCTCCATGGGACCTTCATGGCcgttggaatgaattgttctcgttcacccattccatcagtgaaagacttcacatgcttggggtaaacACCCCCCATTATTCACTGATGGATTTGAGTCCCCTCAG GTCTGGCAACAGTGACCCTTACTGCATTGTCAAGGTGGACCATGAGGTGGTAGCCAG GACAGCAACTGTATGGAGAAACCTGAATCCTTTCTGGGGAGAAGAGTACACCCTGAACCTCCCACTCGACTTCCATCACTTGGCTTTTTATGTTCTGGATGAAGACACTATCGG ACACGATGACATCATTGGCAAGATCTCGCTGAGCAAGGAGACCATTGCAGCAGCAAACCCCAGAG GGATTGATAGCTGGCTCAACCTGAGCCATGTGGACCCTGATGAGGAGGTGCAAGGGGAGATCCACCTGGATGTGAAGCTTTTGGCAGAAGCCCAGGGACCTCGACTCCGCTGCCACATAATTGAAGCTCG AGACCTGGCTCCCCGAGATCTCTCCGGTACCTCAGATCCCTTTGCCCGCATATTCTGGGGCAACCAGAGCCTTGAGACGGTG ACCATCAAGAAAACACGGTTTCCCCACTGGGATGAAGTGCTAGAGCTTCACGGTGAAGAGGGTCCGCCGCTCCGAGTGGAAGTATGGGACTGGGACATGGTGGGCAAGAATGATTTCCTGGGAATG GTGGAGTTTCCTCCTGATGTCCTGCTCCAGTGCCCCCCCTGTGGCTGGTTCCGTCTGCTACCCTTTGCCAGTGCTGAAGAGGATGCTGG GGGTAAACTGGGAGCCCTGAGGCTCAAGGTGCGCCTGGCTGAGGAACGCATCTTACCTTCTGTGTATTATAAACCCTTGATTGAACTGCTGGTGGAATCTGTTCTGTCCCCAGCCCAG GATGGCACTGTGACCCCTTTGGCCATGCTGGATGAAGTGAGCTCTGGGGAGAGTCGGCAGGACATTGCAACCCAACTGGTGAAAATATTCCTGGGTCGAGGTCTGGCTGTGCCCCTTCTGGACTACCTCAATCTTCAGGAAGTGTCTCGGACCA CGGATCCCAATACCCTCTTTCGTTCCAATTCCCTGGCCTCCAAGTCCATGGAGCAGTTTATGAAG TTGGTGGGCACACCTTATCTCCATGAGGTCCTCAAGCCTTGTGTCAATCGCATCTTTGAAGAGAAGAAGTACATTGAGCTGGACCCATGTAAGATAGAGCTGACCCGCATCAG GAGAATCTCCTTCAAGGGCACCCTGTCAGAGGAGCATGTGAGGGAAAACAGCCTGGGGCTGCTGACGGGCTACCTGGGAGAGATCCTGGAGGCCATCACGGGCTCAGTGGACAAGTGTCCTCCGGCCATGAGAGTGGCATTCAGACAGCTACACCAGAGGGTGGAGGAGCGCTTCCCTGAGACTGAACATGAG GATGTGAAGTATGTGGCCATCAGTGGTTTCCTCTTCCTTCGATTTTTTGCTCCTGCTATTCTCACCCCCAAACTCTTTGACCTCCGGGACCATCATGCTGATCCTCAGACCAGTCGTTCCCTGCTGCTCCTTGCCAAG GCTGTACAGAGCATTGGCAATTTGGGCCAACAACTGGGGcggggaaaggaagaatggatggttcccctccatcccttccttctccaGAGCATCACCCAGCTGAAGGATTTCTTGGACAAGTTGGTAGACATTGATGCTGAAGGTG CCTTGGAGGCCCAGCCACGGCTCCTTTTCCCCCCATCGGCAGTCATCAAGGAAGGCTACCTGCATCTTCGGAAGACAGAGGCTGGGGCCCTTGTCCCCCGTTTTGCCTCCAAGAAGAGGTATTTTTGCCTTAGCAGTGAGACCTTCTCCTATTCCAAAGCTCCTGAGTGGCAG GTGCGGACCTCCATCCCGGTGTGTAGGATCTGTGCCGtggagagggtggatgagaatgCCTTCCAGCAGCCGCATATGATGCAGGTTATCACAAAGACCAGGGACGGGCAGCTGGACACCCTCTACATTCAGTGCAAG AATGTGAATGAACTGAACCAGTGGTTATCAGCCATTCGTAAAGCCAGTGTCTGCAATGAGGGCATGCTGCCCTCATGCCACCCAGGAATCTTCCGAGGCAGCCGTTGGACCTGCTGTCTCCAGCAGGATCGCACAG TCCAGGGCTGTAGCCGCACTCACTCCGCTGTGACCCTTGGAGACTGGAGTGACCCCTTGGACCCTGATGCAGAGGCTCAGATGGTGTACCGGCAGCTGCTTCTGGGGAGAGACAAGCTCAG GAAGAAATATATTGAGGCATCGGAAGAAGAGATCAAATTGGAACAGGAGGTGACCCAGGGACAGAGTGGCCAGGAAG GAGAGGGATCTACTGTTCCTGAGCAGCAAAGATCCCCCACTATTGCAGTTGCTTCCCATCTACTGACTGTGATTGAGGACCTGGAACAGGCCCACAAGGTCTTTGAGCAGCAAGAGAAGGAGAAAGTAGCTAGAGGCTCCCTTCATTCCTAA
- the RASAL1 gene encoding rasGAP-activating-like protein 1 isoform X2 codes for MQWMTLTSSISQQVLNAPWDLHGRWNELFSFTHSISERLHMLGVNTPHYSLMDLSPLRSGNSDPYCIVKVDHEVVARTATVWRNLNPFWGEEYTLNLPLDFHHLAFYVLDEDTIGHDDIIGKISLSKETIAAANPRGIDSWLNLSHVDPDEEVQGEIHLDVKLLAEAQGPRLRCHIIEARDLAPRDLSGTSDPFARIFWGNQSLETVTIKKTRFPHWDEVLELHGEEGPPLRVEVWDWDMVGKNDFLGMVEFPPDVLLQCPPCGWFRLLPFASAEEDAGGKLGALRLKVRLAEERILPSVYYKPLIELLVESVLSPAQDGTVTPLAMLDEVSSGESRQDIATQLVKIFLGRGLAVPLLDYLNLQEVSRTTDPNTLFRSNSLASKSMEQFMKLVGTPYLHEVLKPCVNRIFEEKKYIELDPCKIELTRIRRISFKGTLSEEHVRENSLGLLTGYLGEILEAITGSVDKCPPAMRVAFRQLHQRVEERFPETEHEDVKYVAISGFLFLRFFAPAILTPKLFDLRDHHADPQTSRSLLLLAKAVQSIGNLGQQLGRGKEEWMVPLHPFLLQSITQLKDFLDKLVDIDAEGALEAQPRLLFPPSAVIKEGYLHLRKTEAGALVPRFASKKRYFCLSSETFSYSKAPEWQVRTSIPVCRICAVERVDENAFQQPHMMQVITKTRDGQLDTLYIQCKNVNELNQWLSAIRKASVCNEGMLPSCHPGIFRGSRWTCCLQQDRTVQGCSRTHSAVTLGDWSDPLDPDAEAQMVYRQLLLGRDKLSFSCLCLSDCLSLPLALSLFLSLLLCPGRNILRHRKKRSNWNRR; via the exons atgcagtggatgaccttgacatcttcaaTATCTCAGCAAGTTCTTAATGCTCCATGGGACCTTCATGGCcgttggaatgaattgttctcgttcacccattccatcagtgaaagacttcacatgcttggggtaaacACCCCCCATTATTCACTGATGGATTTGAGTCCCCTCAG GTCTGGCAACAGTGACCCTTACTGCATTGTCAAGGTGGACCATGAGGTGGTAGCCAG GACAGCAACTGTATGGAGAAACCTGAATCCTTTCTGGGGAGAAGAGTACACCCTGAACCTCCCACTCGACTTCCATCACTTGGCTTTTTATGTTCTGGATGAAGACACTATCGG ACACGATGACATCATTGGCAAGATCTCGCTGAGCAAGGAGACCATTGCAGCAGCAAACCCCAGAG GGATTGATAGCTGGCTCAACCTGAGCCATGTGGACCCTGATGAGGAGGTGCAAGGGGAGATCCACCTGGATGTGAAGCTTTTGGCAGAAGCCCAGGGACCTCGACTCCGCTGCCACATAATTGAAGCTCG AGACCTGGCTCCCCGAGATCTCTCCGGTACCTCAGATCCCTTTGCCCGCATATTCTGGGGCAACCAGAGCCTTGAGACGGTG ACCATCAAGAAAACACGGTTTCCCCACTGGGATGAAGTGCTAGAGCTTCACGGTGAAGAGGGTCCGCCGCTCCGAGTGGAAGTATGGGACTGGGACATGGTGGGCAAGAATGATTTCCTGGGAATG GTGGAGTTTCCTCCTGATGTCCTGCTCCAGTGCCCCCCCTGTGGCTGGTTCCGTCTGCTACCCTTTGCCAGTGCTGAAGAGGATGCTGG GGGTAAACTGGGAGCCCTGAGGCTCAAGGTGCGCCTGGCTGAGGAACGCATCTTACCTTCTGTGTATTATAAACCCTTGATTGAACTGCTGGTGGAATCTGTTCTGTCCCCAGCCCAG GATGGCACTGTGACCCCTTTGGCCATGCTGGATGAAGTGAGCTCTGGGGAGAGTCGGCAGGACATTGCAACCCAACTGGTGAAAATATTCCTGGGTCGAGGTCTGGCTGTGCCCCTTCTGGACTACCTCAATCTTCAGGAAGTGTCTCGGACCA CGGATCCCAATACCCTCTTTCGTTCCAATTCCCTGGCCTCCAAGTCCATGGAGCAGTTTATGAAG TTGGTGGGCACACCTTATCTCCATGAGGTCCTCAAGCCTTGTGTCAATCGCATCTTTGAAGAGAAGAAGTACATTGAGCTGGACCCATGTAAGATAGAGCTGACCCGCATCAG GAGAATCTCCTTCAAGGGCACCCTGTCAGAGGAGCATGTGAGGGAAAACAGCCTGGGGCTGCTGACGGGCTACCTGGGAGAGATCCTGGAGGCCATCACGGGCTCAGTGGACAAGTGTCCTCCGGCCATGAGAGTGGCATTCAGACAGCTACACCAGAGGGTGGAGGAGCGCTTCCCTGAGACTGAACATGAG GATGTGAAGTATGTGGCCATCAGTGGTTTCCTCTTCCTTCGATTTTTTGCTCCTGCTATTCTCACCCCCAAACTCTTTGACCTCCGGGACCATCATGCTGATCCTCAGACCAGTCGTTCCCTGCTGCTCCTTGCCAAG GCTGTACAGAGCATTGGCAATTTGGGCCAACAACTGGGGcggggaaaggaagaatggatggttcccctccatcccttccttctccaGAGCATCACCCAGCTGAAGGATTTCTTGGACAAGTTGGTAGACATTGATGCTGAAGGTG CCTTGGAGGCCCAGCCACGGCTCCTTTTCCCCCCATCGGCAGTCATCAAGGAAGGCTACCTGCATCTTCGGAAGACAGAGGCTGGGGCCCTTGTCCCCCGTTTTGCCTCCAAGAAGAGGTATTTTTGCCTTAGCAGTGAGACCTTCTCCTATTCCAAAGCTCCTGAGTGGCAG GTGCGGACCTCCATCCCGGTGTGTAGGATCTGTGCCGtggagagggtggatgagaatgCCTTCCAGCAGCCGCATATGATGCAGGTTATCACAAAGACCAGGGACGGGCAGCTGGACACCCTCTACATTCAGTGCAAG AATGTGAATGAACTGAACCAGTGGTTATCAGCCATTCGTAAAGCCAGTGTCTGCAATGAGGGCATGCTGCCCTCATGCCACCCAGGAATCTTCCGAGGCAGCCGTTGGACCTGCTGTCTCCAGCAGGATCGCACAG TCCAGGGCTGTAGCCGCACTCACTCCGCTGTGACCCTTGGAGACTGGAGTGACCCCTTGGACCCTGATGCAGAGGCTCAGATGGTGTACCGGCAGCTGCTTCTGGGGAGAGACAAGCTCAG tttctcttgtctatgtctctctgattgtctctctctgcctttggctctgtctctgtttctgtctcttttgctCTGCCCAGGAAGAAATATATTGAGGCATCGGAAGAAGAGATCAAATTGGAACAGGAGGTGA
- the RASAL1 gene encoding rasGAP-activating-like protein 1 isoform X4 has product MQWMTLTSSISQQVLNAPWDLHGRWNELFSFTHSISERLHMLGVNTPHYSLMDLSPLRSGNSDPYCIVKVDHEVVARTATVWRNLNPFWGEEYTLNLPLDFHHLAFYVLDEDTIGHDDIIGKISLSKETIAAANPRGIDSWLNLSHVDPDEEVQGEIHLDVKLLAEAQGPRLRCHIIEARDLAPRDLSGTSDPFARIFWGNQSLETVTIKKTRFPHWDEVLELHGEEGPPLRVEVWDWDMVGKNDFLGMVEFPPDVLLQCPPCGWFRLLPFASAEEDAGGKLGALRLKVRLAEERILPSVYYKPLIELLVESVLSPAQDGTVTPLAMLDEVSSGESRQDIATQLVKIFLGRGLAVPLLDYLNLQEVSRTTDPNTLFRSNSLASKSMEQFMKLVGTPYLHEVLKPCVNRIFEEKKYIELDPCKIELTRIRRISFKGTLSEEHVRENSLGLLTGYLGEILEAITGSVDKCPPAMRVAFRQLHQRVEERFPETEHEDVKYVAISGFLFLRFFAPAILTPKLFDLRDHHADPQTSRSLLLLAKAVQSIGNLGQQLGRGKEEWMVPLHPFLLQSITQLKDFLDKLVDIDAEGALEAQPRLLFPPSAVIKEGYLHLRKTEAGALVPRFASKKRYFCLSSETFSYSKAPEWQVRTSIPVCRICAVERVDENAFQQPHMMQVITKTRDGQLDTLYIQCKNVNELNQWLSAIRKASVCNEGMLPSCHPGIFRGSRWTCCLQQDRTGL; this is encoded by the exons atgcagtggatgaccttgacatcttcaaTATCTCAGCAAGTTCTTAATGCTCCATGGGACCTTCATGGCcgttggaatgaattgttctcgttcacccattccatcagtgaaagacttcacatgcttggggtaaacACCCCCCATTATTCACTGATGGATTTGAGTCCCCTCAG GTCTGGCAACAGTGACCCTTACTGCATTGTCAAGGTGGACCATGAGGTGGTAGCCAG GACAGCAACTGTATGGAGAAACCTGAATCCTTTCTGGGGAGAAGAGTACACCCTGAACCTCCCACTCGACTTCCATCACTTGGCTTTTTATGTTCTGGATGAAGACACTATCGG ACACGATGACATCATTGGCAAGATCTCGCTGAGCAAGGAGACCATTGCAGCAGCAAACCCCAGAG GGATTGATAGCTGGCTCAACCTGAGCCATGTGGACCCTGATGAGGAGGTGCAAGGGGAGATCCACCTGGATGTGAAGCTTTTGGCAGAAGCCCAGGGACCTCGACTCCGCTGCCACATAATTGAAGCTCG AGACCTGGCTCCCCGAGATCTCTCCGGTACCTCAGATCCCTTTGCCCGCATATTCTGGGGCAACCAGAGCCTTGAGACGGTG ACCATCAAGAAAACACGGTTTCCCCACTGGGATGAAGTGCTAGAGCTTCACGGTGAAGAGGGTCCGCCGCTCCGAGTGGAAGTATGGGACTGGGACATGGTGGGCAAGAATGATTTCCTGGGAATG GTGGAGTTTCCTCCTGATGTCCTGCTCCAGTGCCCCCCCTGTGGCTGGTTCCGTCTGCTACCCTTTGCCAGTGCTGAAGAGGATGCTGG GGGTAAACTGGGAGCCCTGAGGCTCAAGGTGCGCCTGGCTGAGGAACGCATCTTACCTTCTGTGTATTATAAACCCTTGATTGAACTGCTGGTGGAATCTGTTCTGTCCCCAGCCCAG GATGGCACTGTGACCCCTTTGGCCATGCTGGATGAAGTGAGCTCTGGGGAGAGTCGGCAGGACATTGCAACCCAACTGGTGAAAATATTCCTGGGTCGAGGTCTGGCTGTGCCCCTTCTGGACTACCTCAATCTTCAGGAAGTGTCTCGGACCA CGGATCCCAATACCCTCTTTCGTTCCAATTCCCTGGCCTCCAAGTCCATGGAGCAGTTTATGAAG TTGGTGGGCACACCTTATCTCCATGAGGTCCTCAAGCCTTGTGTCAATCGCATCTTTGAAGAGAAGAAGTACATTGAGCTGGACCCATGTAAGATAGAGCTGACCCGCATCAG GAGAATCTCCTTCAAGGGCACCCTGTCAGAGGAGCATGTGAGGGAAAACAGCCTGGGGCTGCTGACGGGCTACCTGGGAGAGATCCTGGAGGCCATCACGGGCTCAGTGGACAAGTGTCCTCCGGCCATGAGAGTGGCATTCAGACAGCTACACCAGAGGGTGGAGGAGCGCTTCCCTGAGACTGAACATGAG GATGTGAAGTATGTGGCCATCAGTGGTTTCCTCTTCCTTCGATTTTTTGCTCCTGCTATTCTCACCCCCAAACTCTTTGACCTCCGGGACCATCATGCTGATCCTCAGACCAGTCGTTCCCTGCTGCTCCTTGCCAAG GCTGTACAGAGCATTGGCAATTTGGGCCAACAACTGGGGcggggaaaggaagaatggatggttcccctccatcccttccttctccaGAGCATCACCCAGCTGAAGGATTTCTTGGACAAGTTGGTAGACATTGATGCTGAAGGTG CCTTGGAGGCCCAGCCACGGCTCCTTTTCCCCCCATCGGCAGTCATCAAGGAAGGCTACCTGCATCTTCGGAAGACAGAGGCTGGGGCCCTTGTCCCCCGTTTTGCCTCCAAGAAGAGGTATTTTTGCCTTAGCAGTGAGACCTTCTCCTATTCCAAAGCTCCTGAGTGGCAG GTGCGGACCTCCATCCCGGTGTGTAGGATCTGTGCCGtggagagggtggatgagaatgCCTTCCAGCAGCCGCATATGATGCAGGTTATCACAAAGACCAGGGACGGGCAGCTGGACACCCTCTACATTCAGTGCAAG AATGTGAATGAACTGAACCAGTGGTTATCAGCCATTCGTAAAGCCAGTGTCTGCAATGAGGGCATGCTGCCCTCATGCCACCCAGGAATCTTCCGAGGCAGCCGTTGGACCTGCTGTCTCCAGCAGGATCGCACAG GGCTGTAG